Proteins co-encoded in one Conger conger chromosome 4, fConCon1.1, whole genome shotgun sequence genomic window:
- the trmt1l gene encoding TRMT1-like protein isoform X2: MAEQKEGSSVQLHQEDVDKNSGDPHATPLITQEEKVKQPAAVVGSPSSSVKVEAGLDNGKPSSASSSERHISIQTTLGGLEMLVDLNGAGRKACPLCPEEKFKACYSHKLRRHLQNLHWKVYVEFEGQRMCICHLPCRQLKPSLSGDQSPGRLVAHYHCVVCSVTIARKTDMISHLKRHINKGETEASYTGGSDVPFEDPIPIGQAYEIMKELGTNVQLLPNHTTPQKSDTYFNRKMKTNRQLVFCSLAVLAEERNPLECLDAFGATGIMGLQWAKHLRNAVKVTINDINETCVKMIRENCHLNHIRVEGGRVPRHTDAAGDVEGVPIASVEVVKMDANVIMHLRPFDYIHLDPFGTAVNYLDAAFRNVRNLGIVSVTSTDTGSLYSKALNVTLRHYSCQIVRTEYYRELAGRMVVATVARAAARCNKGIEVLLAVAVEHFVLVVVRVLRGPTQADESAKKIRQLIHCQWCEERVFLKVGSMVEENLYRQLPCNCHGSMPGKTAVELGPLWAGPLFNTGFLRRMLSAAVRHSMDDIQALVKTLICESECTTLKSFSTHGHSLHSSQVECGVVIKTLQKAEEATSGDQSGKRKMTEESGNVMKKVKPDTSLEHPPFYYSIHRHSIRGMNMPKLNKFLQYLTEAGFRVSRTHFDPTGVRTDATLAQFKAILTKYSVPTYTTSQTGSLGLSTEEGGRKVE, translated from the exons AGAGGCACATCTCTATTCAGACTACGTTGGGGGGCCTGGAGATGCTGGTTGATTTGAATGGGG CTGGGAGAAAGGCCTGCCCCCTGTGCCCTGAGGAGAAGTTTAAAGCCTGTTACAGTCACAAGCTACGGCGACACCTACAGAACCTACACTGGAAGGTCTATGTGGAATTTGAAG GGCAGAGAATGTGTATCTGTCATCTTCCCTGTCGACAGCTGAAGCCCAGCCTCAGTGGAGACCAG TCTCCAGGTCGATTGGTGGCCCATTACCACTGTGTGGTGTGCTCCGTCACCATTGCTCGCAAGACAGACATGATTAGCCACCTGAAGCGCCATATAAACAAGGGCGAGACCGAGGCCAGCTACACTGGAGGATCTGATGTCCCCTTTGAGGATCCAA TTCCGATTGGACAGGCCTATGAGATAATGAAGGAACTAGGTACCAACGTGCAGCTCCTCCCTAACCACACCACTCCGCAGAAGAGTGACACTTATTTCAAccgcaaaatgaaaacaaacag ACAGTTAGTGTTCTGCTCCCTGGCAGTTCTGGCAGAAGAGCGGAATCCCCTAGAATGTCTGGATGCTTTTGGAGCCACAG GGATTATGGGCCTACAGTGGGCGAAACACCTGCGTAATGCAGTCAAGGTGACCATCAATGACATCAATGAGACCTGCGTGAAAATGATCCGCGAGAACTGCCACCTCAATCACATCCGGGTGGAGGGCGGGCGGGTGCCCCGTCACACTGACGCTGCGGGGGATGTGGAAGGGGTGCCCATCGCATCAGTGGAGGTTGTCAAGATGGACGCCAATGTCATTATGCACCTACGACCTTTTGACTACAT ACACCTGGACCCCTTCGGCACAGCAGTGAACTATCTGGATGCAGCTTTCAGGAACGTGCGGAATCTGGGCATTGTGTCGGTGACATCCACGGACACGGGCTCACTCTACTCCAAGGCCCTGAATGTCACCCTGCGACATTACAGCTGTCAGATCGTCAGGACCGAGTACTACAGAGAGCTGGCAGGACGCATGGTGGTGGCTACAGTAGCGAG GGCGGCAGCTCGCTGTAATAAAGGCATTGAGGTGCTGCTGGCTGTGGCAGTGGAGCACTTTGTTCTGGTGGTGGTGCGTGTGCTGAGGGGCCCCACGCAGGCAGACGAGTCCGCCAAGAAGATCCGCCAACTCATTCACTGCCAGTGGTGTGAGGAAAGGGTGTTCCTCAAGGTTGGGAGCATGGTAGAGG AGAACCTCTACAGACAGCTGCCCTGCAACTGTCACGGAAGCATGCCCGGAAAGACTGCCGTGGAGCTGGGTCCCCTCTG GGCGGGGCCTCTGTTCAATACCGGCTTCCTCCGGAGGATGCTGTCTGCAGCGGTGCGTCACAGCATGGATGACATTCAGGCCCTGGTGAAGACGCTCATCTGCGAGTCTGAGTGCACCACCCTCAAGTCCTTCTCCACCCACGGCCACTCTCTACACTCCAGCCAAG TGGAATGCGGCGTGGTCATTAAGACTCTTCAGAAAGCAGAAGAGGCTACGTCAGGTGACCAGTCGG GAAAAAGGAAGATGACTGAAGAGTCTGGGAATGTGATGAAAAAAGTGAAACCTGACACTTCACTGGAACACCCTCCCTTCTACTACAGCATCCATCGCCACAGCATCCGCGGCATGAACATGCCCAA GTTGAACAAATTCCTCCAGTACCTGACAGAGGCAGGTTTCAGAGTGAGCCGGACCCACTTTGACCCGACAGGGGTGCGCACGGACGCCACCCTGGCCCAGTTCAAGGCCATCCTCACCAAGTACAGTGTACCGACCTATACCACATCCCAGACCGGGAGCCTTGGGCTGAGCACGGAGGAGGGAGGCAGGAAGGTGGAGTAA
- the trmt1l gene encoding TRMT1-like protein isoform X1: MAEQKEGSSVQLHQEDVDKNKGGDPHATPLITQEEKVKQPAAVVGSPSSSVKVEAGLDNGKPSSASSSERHISIQTTLGGLEMLVDLNGAGRKACPLCPEEKFKACYSHKLRRHLQNLHWKVYVEFEGQRMCICHLPCRQLKPSLSGDQSPGRLVAHYHCVVCSVTIARKTDMISHLKRHINKGETEASYTGGSDVPFEDPIPIGQAYEIMKELGTNVQLLPNHTTPQKSDTYFNRKMKTNRQLVFCSLAVLAEERNPLECLDAFGATGIMGLQWAKHLRNAVKVTINDINETCVKMIRENCHLNHIRVEGGRVPRHTDAAGDVEGVPIASVEVVKMDANVIMHLRPFDYIHLDPFGTAVNYLDAAFRNVRNLGIVSVTSTDTGSLYSKALNVTLRHYSCQIVRTEYYRELAGRMVVATVARAAARCNKGIEVLLAVAVEHFVLVVVRVLRGPTQADESAKKIRQLIHCQWCEERVFLKVGSMVEENLYRQLPCNCHGSMPGKTAVELGPLWAGPLFNTGFLRRMLSAAVRHSMDDIQALVKTLICESECTTLKSFSTHGHSLHSSQVECGVVIKTLQKAEEATSGDQSGKRKMTEESGNVMKKVKPDTSLEHPPFYYSIHRHSIRGMNMPKLNKFLQYLTEAGFRVSRTHFDPTGVRTDATLAQFKAILTKYSVPTYTTSQTGSLGLSTEEGGRKVE; this comes from the exons AGAGGCACATCTCTATTCAGACTACGTTGGGGGGCCTGGAGATGCTGGTTGATTTGAATGGGG CTGGGAGAAAGGCCTGCCCCCTGTGCCCTGAGGAGAAGTTTAAAGCCTGTTACAGTCACAAGCTACGGCGACACCTACAGAACCTACACTGGAAGGTCTATGTGGAATTTGAAG GGCAGAGAATGTGTATCTGTCATCTTCCCTGTCGACAGCTGAAGCCCAGCCTCAGTGGAGACCAG TCTCCAGGTCGATTGGTGGCCCATTACCACTGTGTGGTGTGCTCCGTCACCATTGCTCGCAAGACAGACATGATTAGCCACCTGAAGCGCCATATAAACAAGGGCGAGACCGAGGCCAGCTACACTGGAGGATCTGATGTCCCCTTTGAGGATCCAA TTCCGATTGGACAGGCCTATGAGATAATGAAGGAACTAGGTACCAACGTGCAGCTCCTCCCTAACCACACCACTCCGCAGAAGAGTGACACTTATTTCAAccgcaaaatgaaaacaaacag ACAGTTAGTGTTCTGCTCCCTGGCAGTTCTGGCAGAAGAGCGGAATCCCCTAGAATGTCTGGATGCTTTTGGAGCCACAG GGATTATGGGCCTACAGTGGGCGAAACACCTGCGTAATGCAGTCAAGGTGACCATCAATGACATCAATGAGACCTGCGTGAAAATGATCCGCGAGAACTGCCACCTCAATCACATCCGGGTGGAGGGCGGGCGGGTGCCCCGTCACACTGACGCTGCGGGGGATGTGGAAGGGGTGCCCATCGCATCAGTGGAGGTTGTCAAGATGGACGCCAATGTCATTATGCACCTACGACCTTTTGACTACAT ACACCTGGACCCCTTCGGCACAGCAGTGAACTATCTGGATGCAGCTTTCAGGAACGTGCGGAATCTGGGCATTGTGTCGGTGACATCCACGGACACGGGCTCACTCTACTCCAAGGCCCTGAATGTCACCCTGCGACATTACAGCTGTCAGATCGTCAGGACCGAGTACTACAGAGAGCTGGCAGGACGCATGGTGGTGGCTACAGTAGCGAG GGCGGCAGCTCGCTGTAATAAAGGCATTGAGGTGCTGCTGGCTGTGGCAGTGGAGCACTTTGTTCTGGTGGTGGTGCGTGTGCTGAGGGGCCCCACGCAGGCAGACGAGTCCGCCAAGAAGATCCGCCAACTCATTCACTGCCAGTGGTGTGAGGAAAGGGTGTTCCTCAAGGTTGGGAGCATGGTAGAGG AGAACCTCTACAGACAGCTGCCCTGCAACTGTCACGGAAGCATGCCCGGAAAGACTGCCGTGGAGCTGGGTCCCCTCTG GGCGGGGCCTCTGTTCAATACCGGCTTCCTCCGGAGGATGCTGTCTGCAGCGGTGCGTCACAGCATGGATGACATTCAGGCCCTGGTGAAGACGCTCATCTGCGAGTCTGAGTGCACCACCCTCAAGTCCTTCTCCACCCACGGCCACTCTCTACACTCCAGCCAAG TGGAATGCGGCGTGGTCATTAAGACTCTTCAGAAAGCAGAAGAGGCTACGTCAGGTGACCAGTCGG GAAAAAGGAAGATGACTGAAGAGTCTGGGAATGTGATGAAAAAAGTGAAACCTGACACTTCACTGGAACACCCTCCCTTCTACTACAGCATCCATCGCCACAGCATCCGCGGCATGAACATGCCCAA GTTGAACAAATTCCTCCAGTACCTGACAGAGGCAGGTTTCAGAGTGAGCCGGACCCACTTTGACCCGACAGGGGTGCGCACGGACGCCACCCTGGCCCAGTTCAAGGCCATCCTCACCAAGTACAGTGTACCGACCTATACCACATCCCAGACCGGGAGCCTTGGGCTGAGCACGGAGGAGGGAGGCAGGAAGGTGGAGTAA
- the trmt1l gene encoding TRMT1-like protein isoform X3 translates to MLVDLNGAGRKACPLCPEEKFKACYSHKLRRHLQNLHWKVYVEFEGQRMCICHLPCRQLKPSLSGDQSPGRLVAHYHCVVCSVTIARKTDMISHLKRHINKGETEASYTGGSDVPFEDPIPIGQAYEIMKELGTNVQLLPNHTTPQKSDTYFNRKMKTNRQLVFCSLAVLAEERNPLECLDAFGATGIMGLQWAKHLRNAVKVTINDINETCVKMIRENCHLNHIRVEGGRVPRHTDAAGDVEGVPIASVEVVKMDANVIMHLRPFDYIHLDPFGTAVNYLDAAFRNVRNLGIVSVTSTDTGSLYSKALNVTLRHYSCQIVRTEYYRELAGRMVVATVARAAARCNKGIEVLLAVAVEHFVLVVVRVLRGPTQADESAKKIRQLIHCQWCEERVFLKVGSMVEENLYRQLPCNCHGSMPGKTAVELGPLWAGPLFNTGFLRRMLSAAVRHSMDDIQALVKTLICESECTTLKSFSTHGHSLHSSQVECGVVIKTLQKAEEATSGDQSGKRKMTEESGNVMKKVKPDTSLEHPPFYYSIHRHSIRGMNMPKLNKFLQYLTEAGFRVSRTHFDPTGVRTDATLAQFKAILTKYSVPTYTTSQTGSLGLSTEEGGRKVE, encoded by the exons ATGCTGGTTGATTTGAATGGGG CTGGGAGAAAGGCCTGCCCCCTGTGCCCTGAGGAGAAGTTTAAAGCCTGTTACAGTCACAAGCTACGGCGACACCTACAGAACCTACACTGGAAGGTCTATGTGGAATTTGAAG GGCAGAGAATGTGTATCTGTCATCTTCCCTGTCGACAGCTGAAGCCCAGCCTCAGTGGAGACCAG TCTCCAGGTCGATTGGTGGCCCATTACCACTGTGTGGTGTGCTCCGTCACCATTGCTCGCAAGACAGACATGATTAGCCACCTGAAGCGCCATATAAACAAGGGCGAGACCGAGGCCAGCTACACTGGAGGATCTGATGTCCCCTTTGAGGATCCAA TTCCGATTGGACAGGCCTATGAGATAATGAAGGAACTAGGTACCAACGTGCAGCTCCTCCCTAACCACACCACTCCGCAGAAGAGTGACACTTATTTCAAccgcaaaatgaaaacaaacag ACAGTTAGTGTTCTGCTCCCTGGCAGTTCTGGCAGAAGAGCGGAATCCCCTAGAATGTCTGGATGCTTTTGGAGCCACAG GGATTATGGGCCTACAGTGGGCGAAACACCTGCGTAATGCAGTCAAGGTGACCATCAATGACATCAATGAGACCTGCGTGAAAATGATCCGCGAGAACTGCCACCTCAATCACATCCGGGTGGAGGGCGGGCGGGTGCCCCGTCACACTGACGCTGCGGGGGATGTGGAAGGGGTGCCCATCGCATCAGTGGAGGTTGTCAAGATGGACGCCAATGTCATTATGCACCTACGACCTTTTGACTACAT ACACCTGGACCCCTTCGGCACAGCAGTGAACTATCTGGATGCAGCTTTCAGGAACGTGCGGAATCTGGGCATTGTGTCGGTGACATCCACGGACACGGGCTCACTCTACTCCAAGGCCCTGAATGTCACCCTGCGACATTACAGCTGTCAGATCGTCAGGACCGAGTACTACAGAGAGCTGGCAGGACGCATGGTGGTGGCTACAGTAGCGAG GGCGGCAGCTCGCTGTAATAAAGGCATTGAGGTGCTGCTGGCTGTGGCAGTGGAGCACTTTGTTCTGGTGGTGGTGCGTGTGCTGAGGGGCCCCACGCAGGCAGACGAGTCCGCCAAGAAGATCCGCCAACTCATTCACTGCCAGTGGTGTGAGGAAAGGGTGTTCCTCAAGGTTGGGAGCATGGTAGAGG AGAACCTCTACAGACAGCTGCCCTGCAACTGTCACGGAAGCATGCCCGGAAAGACTGCCGTGGAGCTGGGTCCCCTCTG GGCGGGGCCTCTGTTCAATACCGGCTTCCTCCGGAGGATGCTGTCTGCAGCGGTGCGTCACAGCATGGATGACATTCAGGCCCTGGTGAAGACGCTCATCTGCGAGTCTGAGTGCACCACCCTCAAGTCCTTCTCCACCCACGGCCACTCTCTACACTCCAGCCAAG TGGAATGCGGCGTGGTCATTAAGACTCTTCAGAAAGCAGAAGAGGCTACGTCAGGTGACCAGTCGG GAAAAAGGAAGATGACTGAAGAGTCTGGGAATGTGATGAAAAAAGTGAAACCTGACACTTCACTGGAACACCCTCCCTTCTACTACAGCATCCATCGCCACAGCATCCGCGGCATGAACATGCCCAA GTTGAACAAATTCCTCCAGTACCTGACAGAGGCAGGTTTCAGAGTGAGCCGGACCCACTTTGACCCGACAGGGGTGCGCACGGACGCCACCCTGGCCCAGTTCAAGGCCATCCTCACCAAGTACAGTGTACCGACCTATACCACATCCCAGACCGGGAGCCTTGGGCTGAGCACGGAGGAGGGAGGCAGGAAGGTGGAGTAA